The Streptomyces achromogenes genome window below encodes:
- a CDS encoding DUF5990 family protein: protein MRIRIDAVDLPGLTRPASADGRTPAYGNLHVAVQRRDRPAELLDPQPGDAASATWTLECTTSATPAGTEVAGPYVQHRLGRRFVYLSWGTVDEAGVFTMFRRAKLMLDVVPADVLAAAAREGLLVGRLGLTDAQGGPLCARVEPPHITWTAAPDPSRKPHAPEGRDAP from the coding sequence ATGCGCATCCGCATCGACGCCGTCGACCTGCCCGGACTGACCCGCCCCGCCTCCGCCGACGGCAGAACGCCCGCCTACGGCAACCTCCACGTCGCCGTGCAGCGCAGGGACCGTCCGGCCGAACTGCTCGACCCGCAGCCCGGCGACGCGGCGTCCGCGACCTGGACCCTGGAGTGCACGACGAGCGCCACGCCGGCCGGGACCGAGGTCGCGGGGCCCTATGTGCAGCACCGGCTGGGCCGGCGGTTCGTGTACCTGTCGTGGGGGACGGTCGACGAGGCGGGCGTCTTCACCATGTTCCGCCGCGCCAAGCTCATGCTCGACGTCGTCCCCGCCGACGTGCTCGCCGCCGCGGCACGCGAAGGGCTGCTGGTCGGACGGCTCGGCCTGACCGACGCGCAGGGCGGTCCCCTGTGCGCACGGGTCGAGCCCCCGCACATCACCTGGACCGCCGCACCCGACCCGTCCCGCAAACCCCACGCACCCGAGGGCCGGGACGCCCCCTAG
- a CDS encoding DUF2182 domain-containing protein produces the protein MRHIRSSVFVPARSPAPTGAGGGLLPARDLAAAWFLVVLIAVPAWALTIAQARDMGVEAGTMGTALPLFLLLWVTMMAAMMLPSMAPVALTWVRGIGRQSSGWTRTVRTAEFVCGYLLVWTAFGLLAYAALAFTGGLVDDRPTAGRWIGAIAFLLAGLYQLGPLKYVCLRHCRDPMGHLVRYAGFRRPARDLRVGCHHGAYCVGCCAGLMVVLVPLGMMNVAAMALLAVVIFVEKLWPRGALLGRVVGVAFLVLAVLAPFQDWLLPGLQGSPPMDDM, from the coding sequence ATGCGCCATATCCGCAGTTCCGTCTTCGTACCCGCCCGGTCGCCCGCGCCGACCGGAGCGGGCGGAGGCCTGTTGCCGGCGCGGGATCTCGCGGCTGCCTGGTTCCTGGTCGTCCTGATCGCGGTGCCCGCCTGGGCGCTCACGATCGCGCAGGCACGGGACATGGGGGTCGAGGCCGGCACGATGGGGACGGCGCTGCCGCTGTTCCTGCTGCTGTGGGTGACGATGATGGCGGCCATGATGCTGCCGTCCATGGCGCCGGTGGCCCTCACGTGGGTGCGAGGGATCGGGCGGCAGTCCTCCGGCTGGACGCGGACCGTGCGCACCGCCGAGTTCGTCTGCGGGTACCTGCTGGTGTGGACCGCTTTCGGACTGCTCGCCTATGCGGCCCTCGCCTTCACCGGCGGCCTGGTGGACGACCGTCCGACCGCCGGACGCTGGATCGGCGCCATCGCCTTCCTGCTGGCGGGCCTGTACCAGCTGGGCCCCCTCAAGTACGTCTGTCTGCGGCACTGCCGCGATCCCATGGGTCACCTCGTGCGCTACGCGGGGTTCCGGCGGCCGGCGCGCGATCTTCGGGTCGGCTGCCACCACGGCGCCTACTGTGTCGGCTGCTGCGCGGGACTGATGGTCGTCCTGGTCCCGCTCGGCATGATGAACGTGGCGGCGATGGCCCTGCTGGCCGTGGTGATCTTCGTGGAGAAGCTGTGGCCCCGTGGCGCGCTGCTCGGCCGGGTCGTGGGCGTCGCGTTCCTCGTCCTCGCCGTGCTCGCACCGTTCCAGGACTGGCTCCTGCCGGGGTTGCAGGGGTCGCCGCCGATGGACGACATGTGA
- a CDS encoding DUF1326 domain-containing protein produces the protein MTEQVTTGTRWRLAGDWFDVCKCAIPCPCTFAQDPTYGDCEGVMVWHIREGSFGDVRLDGLNVLMLGSFVGNPWAGTHTDPYAAVFLDERADERQRGALGAIFGGEAGGWPAQFGAMFHPEMRGMDVAPVHVDIDDDLGAWRAEIPGRVTAAAEALTGPTTPDGARVQVRNAPGAEVGPGQVATWGRATADRADAFGFSWERSGKSSKHFTFDWSGPD, from the coding sequence ATGACAGAGCAGGTCACCACCGGTACGCGTTGGCGCCTGGCCGGTGATTGGTTCGATGTGTGCAAGTGCGCCATACCGTGCCCCTGCACGTTCGCGCAGGACCCGACCTACGGCGACTGCGAAGGCGTGATGGTCTGGCACATCCGGGAAGGCAGCTTCGGCGACGTGCGGCTCGACGGTCTCAACGTCCTGATGCTCGGCTCCTTCGTGGGGAACCCCTGGGCCGGCACGCACACCGACCCGTACGCCGCGGTCTTCCTCGACGAGCGTGCCGACGAGCGGCAGCGCGGTGCGCTGGGAGCGATCTTCGGCGGTGAGGCGGGCGGTTGGCCGGCGCAGTTCGGGGCGATGTTCCACCCCGAGATGCGCGGCATGGACGTCGCCCCCGTCCACGTGGACATCGACGACGATCTTGGCGCCTGGCGAGCCGAGATTCCCGGCCGGGTCACGGCTGCCGCCGAGGCGCTCACCGGCCCGACGACTCCGGACGGCGCTCGGGTCCAGGTCCGCAACGCCCCGGGCGCCGAGGTCGGCCCCGGCCAGGTCGCCACCTGGGGACGGGCCACGGCCGACCGCGCCGACGCGTTCGGCTTCTCCTGGGAACGCTCGGGGAAGTCGAGCAAACACTTCACCTTCGACTGGAGCGGTCCTGACTGA